The Helianthus annuus cultivar XRQ/B chromosome 15, HanXRQr2.0-SUNRISE, whole genome shotgun sequence genomic sequence CACACAACCATTACATAAACAACCAAATTATAATCAACCAATTTATAACGGTATAACATACATCCACAAAGAATGAATCAAACCTGATTAAAACTGTAATTTCCATCAACAGGAGAGACAATACTATTCGAAAAGCCGAAAACTTGAGGGGTATTAGTGGGATTACGGCACCAAACATTATGATCAAAACAAGTATTTGAAGCTAAACTTTCTTCTTCCACTTTCTGCAAGAGGGTCTTCACCTGACCCCTCAACAAAGACTCACCAGAGCCCGGAGTCATCATAACACTCTTCAATTCGCTATTCGAAACCACCATTCGTTTCTTCAAACACCTGGATGATGGAGTCCTTAAACTACCCATTGCAAGCCCAACAATAGGTGACCCATTTGTTATATCAATCAATgctgatttttctttttcttgatTCTTTTTCTGTCTTGATTTCATGACACCATTGTTGGATTCTTCATTCTTTAACCCTAAAGATACAAACTTTATGATAAAAAACAAATACCCAGATGATGAATTGTTAAAAAAACAGAGTATTGTTGTTACCGTTGTGATTCTTGACGGCTAAAATCGAAGCTTGTGATCTTGTTATCCTTCTTGTAGGCAGTGGAGTCTCCATTGTAACTTTTAATGCTTTTTTTAGAAGAATACTGTGAGAAGAGAAGGGAATACTGAATGATTTGATTGGGGAAATAGAGAGATTGTTCTGTTAATTGAGATTGAAGGGAATTTGAGGATTTAGGGTTTAATGATTGGGGGAATATATGACCGTTGGGGATTGGGAGCGTTTCATACTAGCCGTTGCGCCACTGGATTAGTTTCCGTTGTATTGTGGTGGGTGGGTTTAAGTTTGGGCTTACACTATAGGCTTGTAAGGTCTAGGCCCAAACTAATTGGTaaactaagtttttttttttttttttttttttttaaacggccaacagaatcaatctCGAACTCTCAGGACACCTACTGGatcaaacggagtactccgacaGTAACCCGAATCCatcaccaattccggggaaaacccggtaacccacccgcccgtaggcacaaCGGTGAAATTACCGATAAAACCCGTTTGCCTCAAGGATCGAACATAGGTTTCCctaggtctcctatcattgcccaccattGTCTCACTCGTGAGAGTTGAAGTTGCATCTCTCAAAAGAAACTAACTTCTTTTGAATGGTGATTAAGGTCTAACCATCGAACGATGGGATTTTTTTTCTCCAAAGGAATAGTCAGTAAGTACCGGTAATTGTATTAGAATTTATTGATTTTGATATTAGTCtaacttattttattttgatcttCATCGGCGATTCAATAATTAAAACCTCAATTGTGGTGTCTTTAATCATTCAAAGTTGTTTTTCTTGAAGAGtttttcaatcattcaaaatcagaagtgttgaaacaatggttaacacaaggataaccaagagggtcgtttcacttatgggttcaacctcttctcttgctcgtatcggtggcctgagatctgcaaaacagtaaacaccgttagtctcgttaagaggggggaagggggttttccctcttaaccaggctccggcgtgagaataagtactgctctgagatgaataaaacagtgtgtgtatagagtgagtaaagagagccaagatcctcaacctgaatgatgaagggtcctatttatagccggagggtgaagaaggaggaagcagctgtgccagctgtgggtgcgcgccagctgtccgaccaaggggaatatcctcttggtctgctctgtcgcgaagggtgtagtggtacacgtggcgtccttgTATTCGCTTGTGCTGGGTACCTCGTACTGGTCGCGTCAGCCCTGTtccctggattgtcgcaggcctatgtggccttcTGTCAATGGTGACACGTGTCGTCCTTTATGTTGGGCAAAGCATCTTTGATGCCAGCTGTGAACCGCCTAGATGTCTTCTGGAAGTTTCTAGAAGGTTCTGGTGACATGGgtgccttgtgtgcacaaaagtggtgtggtccctgccatgtaggcagggaattgggaccatacctcttcaag encodes the following:
- the LOC110912257 gene encoding uncharacterized protein LOC110912257, yielding METPLPTRRITRSQASILAVKNHNGLKNEESNNGVMKSRQKKNQEKEKSALIDITNGSPIVGLAMGSLRTPSSRCLKKRMVVSNSELKSVMMTPGSGESLLRGQVKTLLQKVEEESLASNTCFDHNVWCRNPTNTPQVFGFSNSIVSPVDGNYSFNQMLDEVIAVPNQEDKAENVEKNVITRSLFSDFSEKSHDSDASECKSLMTSQDSNESQWSVQVNASTSDECKEYEDVVVDELCEGMSKMSVNKGVKFTGKHIRFVYNSDGEIEGEVLSASTTVDTRMESFEVCSGI